In Ctenopharyngodon idella isolate HZGC_01 chromosome 20, HZGC01, whole genome shotgun sequence, the following proteins share a genomic window:
- the rasl11b gene encoding ras-like protein family member 11B, protein MRLIQNMSTIAEYPSAECPSNRVIKIAVIGGSGVGKTALVVRFLTKRFIGDYERNVGNLYSRELQIDGEQLAIQVQDTPGVQVNANGLSCTDQMSHSIQWADAVVMVYSVTDCRSFDLISQLHQLVSRTHTDRSLPIILVANKADLLHVRRVDAQEGPLLASALGCSFYEVSTSEDYSQVHGAFHRLCVDLAKQQPQTPINAASSGTEKKRSPLIPRPKSPNMQDLKRRFKQVLSAKVRTVTSV, encoded by the exons ATGCGTCTCATCCAGAACATGTCCACCATTGCGGAGTACCCGAGCGCCGAATGCCCGTCCAACCGGGTCATTAAAATCGCAGTGATCGGCGGAAGTGGGGTCGGCAAAACCG ctctggtggtTCGTTTCCTCACTAAGCGGTTTATTGGTGACTACGAGAGAAACGTCG GCAACCTGTACTCCAGAGAACTGCAGATAGACGGAGAACAACTGGCCATTCAAGTTCAAGACACACCTGGAGTTCAA gtGAACGCTAATGGATTGAGCTGCACTGACCAGATGTCTCACTCTATTCAATGGGCGGACGCCGTAGTTATGGTGTATTCCGTAACCGACTGCCGAAGCTTTGATCTCATTAGCCAGCTCCACCAGCTTGTTAGCCGCACTCATACGGATAGGTCCTTACCAATCATCCTAGTGGCCAATAAAGCTGATCTTCTCCACGTGAGGCGTGTGGATGCTCAAGAAGGTCCCCTGCTGGCTTCAGCGCTGGGCTGCTCTTTCTACGAGGTATCCACCAGCGAGGACTACAGCCAGGTTCATGGTGCCTTCCACAGACTATGCGTGGATCTGGCCAAGCAGCAGCCTCAGACCCCCATCAATGCAGCTTCATCTGGAACAGAGAAGAAAAGATCTCCCCTTATTCCCAGGCCCAAATCTCCCAACATGCAAGACCTGAAGAGGCGCTTCAAACAGGTGCTGTCGGCCAAGGTCCGGACCGTCACTTCAGTGTGA